The segment attacgggagaagtactttgtggtagtaccatctctgtggacgtgatactgtggctgtattacgggagaagtactttgtggtagtaccatctctgtggacgtgataCTGTGGCTGTATTACGGGGGATGTACTAGTGCCGAtgtactactgtggatgtacatcgtGTTCTTTACTCCTtatcatcgccgtgggagctctgtggtgTGAGCAACCGGCCGTGCAAAGTCttggggccaagaaactgcacaccgacgtAGGCGAGCTGGAGCAGTGGACtcggagtaaggagggggcttccttacgcggacgtaccgaccaccaccagggagggtgCCTGGTCAGCTGAAAATACCACCGGAGGAGGGATGGTTTCCCTCTTAGTTTTATCCCAGCTGCATATTGTTCTACCCCGCCTGACAGTAACTTATTGGTatggtaaaaacactcttttatcatttattgaactgtagaagaaaggatttaagtggactaaaagaaaccggggactggagagctgcagggactaaacggttattaacatgttgaactttgatggtgtgttattatggtAATTCTTCATAtgatgccgtgtggattccggctgagtgacatgttaaactttgatggtgtgttattattgtgaCTTTAAATtggtgccgtgtggattccggcagtgACTTGGTAACTTTGAGGGTGTGAACGTGAtggagtgttattattattgactgtggattactgtgcatattttgtctacttgtaaacttgtgtttggttctaataattattggtgcctctaaggagggacgcccacccttaagcgatcttatattggtttttttggaaagaatgcgcatgtctgcggatggtCCGTGACAGTGTGACGTCCTCGATACAACGACAAAGAATATGTAAAATGATAATCTCAGTTTTGTTGAGCTGCTGTCTACCAAACAATAGTAAATAAACCTACGTTAATGTTACAGTAATgtgtaaatattctgtaatcTAAAAGGCTATATGGGCGGCAGTTGGTACACCGATCCCGGAGCTGGAGCCAACTACCTGTGTCTACCACCCAATCCCGAGACAAGTAACATAGAGAGACCTAGCGACTATTCCCACCTGGGCGGCACCGAATACAAAGTGTCGAACCGGCCAGAGAGAGACCAGGATGCTCTGTGTGCCGTGTGCTTCGTCGACGACCGTAGTACCAACATCATGGTACCCGGCACAAACAAGTGTCCGTCTGGGTGGAGCTCCGAGTACACGGGTTTTCTAATGAGCGGGTACCGCGGACACGGAGCGTCAACGGAGTTCATCTGTGTGGACAGCAAAATGGAAAGTCGCGTCGGCTCAGGCACTGACCAGGGTGGCAGGCTGCTGTACATGGTGGCTAGCATCTGTGGCAGTCTACCCTGTCCACCTTACCTCGATAAGAACATCCTGCAATGCGTTGTTTGCACCAAATGAGAGactatttaatttatttgagcAAGCCAACAAGAAGGTCTCTACAGTGCGTTCTCCTCCGCTATGATCCGATCAGACTAAAGGTTAATTATAACTTTCTTTGATTTGCTTTGCGTTTCTTTCTGAGGTTAGGCTAAAAATGCAGCTTTGAGATCATtgttaacattttctgcattagaAAGCACAGGAAATTTCTTGTCATGTTTATTGGTTTCTGTAAAACTGTTAGAAGTTTTAGCTTCCCGCCATGTTTCAACAGTGCTTCTCACAATAAATGCTGTGGAAATTCACTTTCTCCTACTctctacaaataaaacaatttattcccagaaattttgattgttttcaagtgtttctgtgtgtgtgtgtgcgcgcgcgcgtgcaagtgtgtttactgttttgtaaaataagagGACAGATGTCTGATGAATGTTTTTCAGCAGGAACACGTCATGGCAATAATTCCTAGTTTCGCccttttttgtcttgttttttctCCTATTCCCTGTAATCATCTAACCTTTTTCTACAtattctttctcacttttattactttctttcatttctctacTTTTATtcgttttctctttcatttatttcctctCTATCTCCATCTCCATCTCCTTATTTACCTTTGCTCTCCTATCACTcatcctctctgtctctgtctctctgactCTCTGGGTCCTATCGTGTGGCTGGTAAGCTGTAGCGGTGTCACTAGTGACGTAGACCCACTCCAagattttctgcaaacaaatgGCGGCGCCTGACTGCCGTCTCTCCCCCCTCGTCCTATGGGTCTCTTGTTTGTATGGTGCGTGCAGTATGGCGGAGATCGTTTTACTTTCCTACTATAGTGTCTGTGTAACTGCTCTGCCGAGTTTAGAAtggaaaaagcaaaaagcatCAAGTGTTGATGAACACGTTTACTGGCCCCAACAAGTGAAAAGTCTACCGACCGTCACTCCACAAACATCACAGCGGTTCCAGATGTGGCACTGATCACACGTCCTTTGGCTTCCAAAGCcgcaaacgaaaaaaaaacgtTCAAAAATTAGCTGAATATGTGATCCGTCACAACCTCACCACTCACACTCGCGATATTTCTACTTAATTTCCCTTCAATACACGTATAacgatgtctttgtgtttttttaataacaaaaaatattattataataactgATAAATGAAAAGTTTCATCTCTTTAGTAACATAATTGGTTTTCATTCCATCCTTTTCGAAACTAGATTGcaaatttttattacatttccCATAATGACTATAAAGGCTGAGTTCACCgagtacaaatatatttaagaaCCTGTTTTGATGTACAATACAAACTTGAATGAAAATTAATctttaatgaaattttgttgttcGTGACATGAAAGAGTCACGTtaaatatgacaataaaattaaggactaaagttaatattaaaaaatcctttttggTGGACCATTGTGCTGATGTAACAGCTTAATTGTACATCGTATCAGCTATCTAACCTCGAGCAAATACACAATGTTTAATCAAAGTAAAAGAGTAAATTCAGAATTTCTTTGACCTCTGAAAATTCTGACACATAAACAAGCGTAAATTTTAGTGTATTTCTTGTTCATCCTCGAGCACCATTGAGCCGCTgcgtagatttttttttttttggttttctcCTCAGAAGTCTCTCCAGTGAAAGGCAGTGTGCTTTACTTTTCTGGTATTACTCATCTAGGTATGCCTTCTTACCTTCTATTCTTCCTTAGTCTTTAGTATCCTCAGACATGTTTCATTTATGCTCGGAGTTATACCGTCTGTGTACACGGTCTTTTCTGCAAATATAACAATTTCTTTCAACACACTTAGATTGTtctgtaagagtgtgtgtgtgtggctaacTCAGAGAGGACGGATGTTCGAAGCCCATTTATCATTGGCAACACATCATTGGCATAAACTGGTGACAGACCGCTGTTGTCTGTAATCCGCGTGATGAACGATATTTGATAATGGATAAAAGCCGACAGATATTAGATCTTTCTCcaccaatatttttttcttcgttcgttcgtaatttttatattctactCCCTCGACTCATCATCTCACCTTTCTTTCGCagtcttctttctcctttaatgcatttcttttgtttccctttaTTGGTTTGGTAtatctcttcttctcttccacGTTCCCTTCATCTCTATTCttacctttttttcctctcgcTGTCAGTTCATACTTTCTCTCAATCATCCCTCCTTCTTTCCCTCTAAGCCCTGTCGTGTGACAAGTAAGCTGTATTTGTGTCACCACGATCACCAAAACCTGTACATTCATACTATagtgtttgtgtaaacattcTGTTCACATCACAGCTGTTACGGCTCGTGCAAAGGTGTCAAACTTATCGGTGTCAAACTTAAAGGTGTCAAACTTATCACACTTTCTTCGGCTtcgtaaacagtaaacaaagaacGATTGGAAAACTTAGTTTAATGTGTGCCCCTGAAAACATCACCACTCAGGCTTGAGATATTTTTACGCGCTGTTTccttcaacacacaacaaacgatTTGACAGtagcttttaaaataacaaaaactattattgtaatttgtaaataaacagttacaAAGCAATTCTCATCTCTTTAGTAACAATATGTGCCTATTGACATCTCATTAATTTCTTGTGACACCAGTGTTCCTGCTGTTCCTCCGCCCTCCTCCCCTACTCCGGCATTCCCTTTCCAGTTTACAGACCTGTCCCCTCACTGTACGTCTATTGTGAATGAAGATGGGTCTAGTGTTGACCCCCTTACATCTGAAACGCTAGACATTACAAGTTCGTCTGAGAGTCAGATAGTTCAGACTCAATTGTTATGTGGCCTTCTCAACGCCCAGTCGGTCGTCAGgaaggctgtggacattcacGATATGATTATTGACAAGTCACTGGATTTGCTATTGCTCACTGAGACGTGGCTTAGGGAGGCTGGAGATGAATTTGTTATTAGGCAAATCACTCCTGTGGGATATTCGTTCATTCACAATCCCAGGTCTGGAGATAGATGTGGTGGTGGATTGCTGCTGTATACAAGAAATCCGTGCTTCTGAGGCCGTTGGTGTCAGAAACGTTCAAGACTTTTGAGTCACTCAGTTTTGCCCTCACTCGTGGTTCACTGACGTTTCATGTCTTGCTTCTATATCGCCCTCCTTACTCTAGAAATAACAAAGTGACTAATTCAGCGTTCTGTGaagagtttattcccctggtctccaacctagctgctgccaacaaatacttgttaattcttggagatgtgaatcttcattttgatgtgccatCTGACCCTGATACGAAgagactttgtcagctgttggattcccttgatcttgttcaacatgtcaactcccctacccactgtaagggtcacaccttggactgggttattgcgagacccggccatcacactgttaggtctattgttgtggaagacttgcaa is part of the Pomacea canaliculata isolate SZHN2017 linkage group LG13, ASM307304v1, whole genome shotgun sequence genome and harbors:
- the LOC112553827 gene encoding short-chain collagen C4-like isoform X2 codes for the protein MTLVLSILVFASLLPALTAKGTVYTRWGNSGCGYTAATVYSGYMGGSWYTDPGAGANYLCLPPNPETSNIERPSDYSHLGGTEYKVSNRPERDQDALCAVCFVDDRSTNIMVPGTNKCPSGWSSEYTGFLMSGYRGHGASTEFICVDSKMESRVGSGTDQGGRLLYMVASICGSLPCPPYLDKNILQCVVCTK